A part of Paenibacillus donghaensis genomic DNA contains:
- a CDS encoding ABC transporter substrate-binding protein: MTKRKWTTGLLTFLVAAVVLSGCGGNNVSSGNAAESPAPASGNTADSGSKVLTIANTTDIESFDPHNNNNTVSESVLVNVFDYLLKNDSEQKKVPGLATSWEQVDDKTWRFHLREGVTFHNGDPFTAADVKYTIERVAKDSALKQSSYFKNIVEVKVVDELTADVITDGPDPLLLNRLSKMGAGILPSKYIEANGIDAFLKQPVGTGPYKFSKWTKDDRVELVKNENYYEGAPKWDEVVFRAIPEASTRVSELLAGGIDIAAGIPSTDVARVEDTDHKQIVKAPIQRVLQLILRQTEGSPTADPKVREAIDLAIDKQGIVDSIAGGAGIVTRTSVTPGNFGADPSLYKQSLYDQVKAKELLKEAGYAEGSPELTISVSSQYKEYSEVVAAMLEQNGFKVNLDVLEPSAFSERYSSKSFKEIFMIGIGNSLFDASNNYNRYLAEEAKGETDYNNPEIEKLLQQALVNMDPASREEEYKQVQQILADDRPAVYLFQMEGIYGTDARVTFTPRSDEMFYAEEITPAN, encoded by the coding sequence ATGACAAAGCGTAAATGGACTACAGGCTTATTAACGTTTCTGGTAGCGGCAGTGGTGTTGTCCGGCTGTGGAGGCAATAACGTAAGTAGCGGGAATGCGGCAGAGAGCCCGGCGCCCGCAAGCGGCAATACGGCAGATTCCGGCAGCAAAGTGCTGACGATTGCCAATACCACGGATATTGAGAGCTTTGATCCGCACAACAACAACAATACGGTCAGCGAATCGGTGCTGGTCAATGTGTTCGACTACCTGCTGAAGAATGACAGCGAGCAGAAGAAGGTGCCTGGACTTGCGACTTCGTGGGAACAGGTGGATGACAAGACCTGGCGCTTCCACTTGCGTGAAGGCGTAACTTTTCATAACGGAGATCCGTTTACTGCAGCAGATGTGAAATACACGATTGAACGTGTAGCCAAGGACAGTGCGCTCAAGCAGAGCTCTTATTTCAAAAACATTGTGGAGGTCAAAGTGGTCGATGAGCTTACCGCCGATGTTATTACCGACGGGCCGGACCCGCTGCTCTTGAACCGCTTGTCCAAGATGGGAGCGGGCATCCTGCCTTCCAAGTATATTGAAGCGAACGGTATCGATGCTTTTTTGAAGCAGCCGGTCGGTACCGGACCTTACAAATTCAGCAAATGGACCAAGGATGACCGTGTTGAGCTGGTGAAGAACGAGAATTACTATGAGGGAGCGCCGAAATGGGATGAAGTGGTCTTCCGCGCCATTCCTGAAGCTTCCACCCGTGTATCTGAACTGTTGGCCGGCGGCATCGACATTGCTGCCGGAATTCCCTCCACCGATGTAGCACGCGTGGAAGATACCGATCATAAACAAATTGTCAAAGCGCCAATCCAGCGTGTACTGCAACTGATCCTGCGTCAGACGGAAGGCAGTCCGACCGCCGATCCCAAAGTCAGAGAAGCGATTGATCTGGCGATCGACAAGCAAGGCATTGTGGACAGCATTGCCGGCGGTGCCGGTATTGTCACCCGCACCTCGGTAACTCCGGGCAACTTCGGGGCCGATCCTTCTCTCTACAAGCAAAGTTTGTATGACCAGGTGAAAGCCAAAGAACTGCTTAAGGAAGCCGGTTATGCCGAAGGCAGTCCGGAACTGACGATCTCCGTATCGTCGCAGTACAAAGAGTATTCCGAAGTGGTAGCCGCCATGCTGGAACAGAATGGCTTCAAGGTCAATCTGGATGTGCTGGAGCCGAGTGCATTCAGCGAGCGTTACAGCTCGAAGTCTTTTAAAGAAATCTTCATGATAGGGATCGGCAACTCGCTGTTCGATGCTTCCAACAACTACAACCGTTATCTGGCGGAAGAAGCGAAGGGCGAGACGGATTACAATAATCCGGAAATCGAGAAGCTCTTGCAGCAAGCGCTGGTGAACATGGACCCGGCCTCGCGTGAAGAGGAATACAAGCAGGTGCAGCAGATTCTGGCGGATGACCGTCCGGCCGTGTACTTGTTCCAAATGGAAGGAATCTACGGGACCGATGCCCGTGTGACCTTCACACCAAGAAGCGACGAAATGTTCTATGCAGAGGAAATTACGCCTGCGAACTAG
- a CDS encoding M20 metallopeptidase family protein: protein MNISGLLAAARPLQEQLSAWRRDFHRHPEIGYEEVRTSAIVAAHLRCLGLEVTTGVGRTGVVGLLRGETPGPTIGLRADMDALPIQDQKSVPYASEVADKAHLCGHDAHTAILMGAAQLLAGLGRPKTGNIKFVFQPAEEGLAGAREMIKDGVLENPKVDAMAGLHMFPGLDTGTFGVSKGVAFASADSLTIKILGKGGHAARPQEGVDAIAVSAQVISALQNIPSRMIDPLEPVVITIGKISGGYMGAALAPEVEMIGTVRTLSAGVRSQMPALIERVVSGVCSSFGAGYELSYGTGYPIVLNDEAMVDLMTQTSEQLLGGKVWNDIKPSTGGEDFAFYCEQVPGVFFRLGSGSADESTRYPLHHPKFDLDETTLPYGVAMLSALALNFVNRA, encoded by the coding sequence ATGAACATCAGCGGACTACTCGCAGCAGCACGGCCGCTCCAAGAGCAGCTGAGTGCATGGCGCAGAGATTTTCACCGTCATCCCGAGATCGGCTATGAGGAGGTGCGGACCTCGGCCATAGTAGCAGCTCACCTTAGATGTCTGGGGCTGGAAGTGACCACAGGTGTGGGACGTACCGGAGTAGTCGGACTCTTAAGAGGGGAGACACCAGGACCGACGATAGGCCTGCGGGCAGATATGGATGCTCTCCCGATTCAGGATCAGAAGAGCGTGCCGTATGCTTCGGAGGTGGCGGACAAGGCCCATTTATGCGGGCATGATGCGCATACCGCCATTCTGATGGGGGCGGCACAGCTGCTGGCAGGACTTGGACGGCCGAAGACAGGTAATATTAAATTTGTCTTTCAGCCGGCAGAAGAAGGACTGGCAGGAGCGCGCGAAATGATTAAGGATGGCGTACTGGAGAATCCCAAGGTAGATGCGATGGCCGGACTGCACATGTTCCCGGGTCTGGATACAGGGACCTTCGGCGTCTCCAAGGGAGTAGCGTTTGCTTCGGCGGACAGCCTGACCATCAAGATCCTCGGCAAGGGTGGACATGCCGCCCGCCCACAGGAAGGCGTGGATGCCATTGCGGTATCTGCCCAAGTGATCTCGGCGCTCCAGAATATCCCGAGCCGGATGATTGATCCGCTGGAGCCGGTCGTGATTACCATCGGCAAAATCAGCGGCGGCTACATGGGCGCAGCGCTGGCCCCGGAAGTTGAGATGATAGGTACGGTACGCACCTTGTCCGCAGGCGTCCGTTCCCAAATGCCGGCCCTTATTGAGCGGGTGGTCTCCGGCGTATGCAGTTCCTTCGGAGCAGGTTATGAACTGAGCTATGGCACAGGCTATCCGATCGTGCTGAACGATGAGGCCATGGTGGACCTGATGACACAGACCAGTGAGCAGCTGCTGGGCGGAAAGGTATGGAATGACATTAAGCCGTCCACGGGCGGCGAAGACTTTGCTTTTTACTGCGAACAGGTTCCGGGGGTATTCTTTCGACTGGGATCCGGGAGTGCTGACGAGAGTACCCGTTATCCGCTGCACCATCCGAAGTTTGATCTGGATGAAACGACGCTCCCTTACGGGGTCGCGATGTTGTCGGCGCTGGCTTTGAATTTTGTGAACCGAGCATAG
- a CDS encoding FadR/GntR family transcriptional regulator has translation MSSESHLRFEKVTAKKVSEFIREQLEEAIILKELLSEERLPTERELAEIFNVSRITVREALSELESKGLIEKRVGAKGGTFVLPVTANSHKRTRTEIKRDWELMLKVFEYRTIIEPEGAFLAAERITAGELELLRSYLDKSMEPDCTREWFRALDVKFHLTIAKASGNPYYEAAVRQIRTKINPALDLMPYDEEIRSLNYGIHMEILAALQSHDRELSRDMMSRHIGNSAHAIYARLIAVDEEGDSHS, from the coding sequence ATGTCGAGTGAATCCCATTTGCGGTTCGAGAAAGTGACCGCCAAGAAGGTGAGTGAGTTCATCCGGGAGCAGCTGGAGGAAGCGATTATTCTAAAAGAATTGCTCAGTGAAGAGCGGCTCCCCACCGAACGGGAATTGGCCGAAATCTTCAATGTCAGCCGGATTACCGTGCGCGAAGCACTCTCTGAGCTGGAGAGCAAAGGCTTGATCGAGAAGCGTGTGGGAGCGAAGGGCGGCACCTTCGTGCTGCCGGTTACAGCCAATTCCCACAAGCGCACACGGACAGAGATCAAGCGCGATTGGGAACTGATGCTGAAAGTGTTCGAATACCGGACGATCATCGAGCCGGAAGGCGCTTTTCTCGCTGCTGAGCGGATCACCGCAGGCGAACTTGAGCTTCTTCGGAGCTATCTGGACAAGAGCATGGAGCCGGATTGCACACGGGAATGGTTCCGGGCGTTGGATGTGAAGTTTCACCTGACGATTGCGAAGGCATCGGGCAATCCGTATTATGAAGCAGCCGTCCGGCAGATCCGCACCAAGATTAACCCGGCGCTGGATCTGATGCCGTACGACGAAGAAATCCGGTCGCTGAATTATGGAATACATATGGAGATTCTTGCAGCGCTGCAATCACATGACCGGGAGTTGTCCCGGGACATGATGAGCCGCCATATCGGCAATTCGGCACATGCGATTTATGCCAGATTAATAGCTGTAGATGAGGAAGGGGACAGTCATTCATGA